Proteins found in one Streptococcus criceti HS-6 genomic segment:
- a CDS encoding IS30 family transposase, with product MQNYYTPKSKHLTLTERRIIERWLQEGLSNREIARRLAKAPQTIHNEVKRGQVRQQVRKGKFEVIYSADFAQKAYQNNRKRSVKQVSLTKGLKEKITHYIKQKYSPEMIVKAKGLPVPISTIYYWIHHGHLGLTKADMLYPRKEKTKKKHASPNFKPAGKSIEERPESINKRENVGDFEIDTVIQTRAKNECLLTLTDRKSRYQIIRLIPDKSTSSVNQALKAILRDYQINSITADNGAEFSRLAEVFDPAHIYYAHPYSSWERGTNENHNRLIRRWLPKGSKNATQQQVAFIENWINNYPKKLFNYKSPKEFLQTG from the coding sequence ATGCAAAACTATTATACACCAAAAAGTAAACATTTGACACTAACTGAACGTAGAATAATTGAACGTTGGCTTCAAGAAGGGCTCTCAAATCGTGAAATCGCTAGGAGATTGGCTAAAGCTCCTCAAACCATTCACAACGAAGTCAAACGTGGTCAGGTTAGACAACAAGTGCGTAAAGGAAAATTTGAGGTGATCTACTCAGCTGACTTCGCCCAAAAAGCCTATCAAAACAATCGTAAACGTTCTGTTAAACAAGTCTCCCTGACCAAGGGACTCAAAGAAAAGATAACTCACTACATCAAACAGAAATATTCTCCTGAGATGATAGTAAAGGCAAAAGGATTACCTGTTCCCATCTCCACTATTTACTACTGGATTCATCATGGACACTTAGGATTGACTAAAGCTGACATGCTTTATCCTCGCAAGGAGAAAACTAAGAAAAAGCATGCCAGTCCCAACTTTAAGCCAGCTGGAAAGTCTATCGAGGAACGACCAGAAAGCATTAACAAGCGTGAGAATGTTGGTGATTTTGAAATTGATACGGTTATTCAAACTCGGGCAAAAAACGAGTGCCTGTTGACTCTAACGGATAGAAAGAGTCGTTATCAAATCATTCGACTCATTCCCGATAAGTCCACGTCTTCAGTCAATCAAGCTCTGAAAGCAATCCTCAGGGATTATCAAATTAACTCTATCACAGCTGATAACGGGGCTGAATTCAGTCGTTTAGCAGAAGTTTTTGACCCTGCTCATATCTACTATGCCCACCCCTATTCTTCTTGGGAGCGTGGAACTAATGAGAATCATAATAGACTCATCCGGCGCTGGTTGCCTAAGGGAAGCAAAAATGCGACTCAACAACAAGTCGCATTTATTGAAAACTGGATTAACAACTATCCAAAGAAACTATTCAATTATAAATCTCCTAAAGAGTTTTTACAGACTGGCTAA
- the hpf gene encoding ribosome hibernation-promoting factor, HPF/YfiA family, producing MIKFSIRGENIEVTDAIRNYVESKLAKIEKYFNQSQELNAKVNLKVYREKTAKVEVTIPVGSITLRAEDVSQDLYGSIDLVSDKIERQIRKNKTKIAKKHREKVATGEVFSAEFVAEAVEEVPEAKIVRTKNIDLKPMDAEEAILQMDLLGHDFFIYTDAEDGTTNVIYRREDGDFGLIEAK from the coding sequence ATGATTAAATTTAGTATTCGCGGTGAAAACATTGAAGTTACTGATGCTATCCGCAATTACGTAGAATCAAAATTAGCTAAAATCGAAAAATACTTTAATCAATCACAAGAGTTGAACGCTAAAGTAAACTTGAAAGTCTATCGTGAAAAAACAGCCAAAGTGGAAGTAACCATTCCAGTTGGTTCTATCACTTTGCGGGCAGAAGATGTCTCGCAAGACCTTTATGGCTCAATTGACCTTGTTTCAGATAAAATTGAACGTCAAATTCGCAAGAACAAGACCAAAATTGCTAAGAAACACCGTGAAAAGGTTGCGACTGGCGAAGTATTCTCAGCAGAATTTGTTGCTGAAGCAGTTGAAGAAGTTCCTGAGGCAAAAATTGTTCGAACCAAAAACATTGATTTGAAACCAATGGATGCGGAAGAAGCTATCCTTCAAATGGATTTGCTTGGACATGATTTCTTCATCTATACTGATGCTGAAGATGGAACAACAAATGTTATTTATCGCCGTGAGGATGGCGATTTTGGTCTTATTGAAGCAAAATAA
- a CDS encoding ComF family protein translates to MGCLICRNQIQNDIKFTSLLFTYQDEVYLCDECRDQFEPIHSKHCPSCYKSGIDGVCPDCLYWQKKGKEINHRALYTYNQAMKQYFSTYKFQGDYLLRKVFSHIMKKVLADYKEYKIVPIPLSNESFQKRKFNQVTGFLDAAALTYCNLLKIGIEGKPTQSSKTREERLKTEQFFVIDSTQKIPEKVLLVDDIYTTGATMILAKDLLIESGVKIVKTFSLAR, encoded by the coding sequence ATGGGATGTTTGATATGTCGTAATCAAATTCAAAATGACATTAAATTTACCTCGCTCCTTTTTACCTATCAGGATGAAGTCTACCTTTGCGACGAATGTAGGGACCAATTCGAACCAATTCACTCGAAGCATTGCCCGAGTTGTTACAAATCTGGGATTGATGGTGTTTGCCCAGATTGCCTTTATTGGCAGAAGAAAGGGAAAGAAATCAATCACAGAGCACTGTATACCTACAATCAGGCAATGAAACAATACTTTTCTACATACAAATTTCAAGGAGATTATTTGTTAAGAAAAGTATTCTCGCATATTATGAAAAAAGTTTTAGCTGACTATAAAGAGTACAAAATCGTCCCTATTCCTCTAAGTAATGAAAGCTTTCAAAAGAGAAAATTTAATCAGGTTACTGGATTTTTAGATGCTGCTGCTCTGACATATTGCAATCTCCTAAAAATTGGTATAGAAGGAAAACCAACTCAATCTAGTAAGACAAGAGAAGAAAGACTAAAGACTGAACAGTTTTTTGTGATTGATTCCACTCAAAAGATTCCAGAAAAAGTCTTATTGGTGGATGATATCTATACGACAGGGGCTACAATGATTCTAGCTAAAGATTTACTCATTGAAAGTGGCGTGAAAATTGTAAAAACTTTTTCATTGGCACGCTAA
- a CDS encoding DEAD/DEAH box helicase: MENLENYYGRQFLSWQLSPALKAHAQTVPATFKKSGKIYCSRCNSYLLPDWVLPDGSYYCRNCIAFGRVTSTDQLCYFKQKAFSFASYLNWQGQLTSYQQEISDKLVSAVEKREDILVHAVTGSGKTEMTYQAVASVLQKGEAVALVSPRIDVCRELYQRFRRDFTCPISLLHSGSENYHRSPLLISTVHQLFKFRQAFELIIIDEVDAFPYVDDQSLYQAVANALKPQGAKIFLTATSTDNLDKAVRKKQIKEVHLARRFHAHPLVLPKLIWLANLDVKVKGGKLPAKLLSDIKRQRKTGYPLLLFYPTIKEGQQLAQLLQNYLPEEKIGFISSRTDQRLDLVQDFRDGRINLLVSSTILERGVTFPKIDLFVLDAHHKLYTKSSLIQIAGRVGRSSERPTGSLRFYHRGVTKAMRQAVSDIKMMNKRGGF, from the coding sequence ATGGAAAACTTAGAAAATTACTATGGTCGCCAATTTTTATCTTGGCAGTTATCTCCAGCATTGAAAGCACATGCTCAGACTGTACCGGCTACATTCAAAAAGTCTGGGAAGATCTATTGCAGCCGTTGTAACAGCTACTTGTTACCAGATTGGGTGCTGCCAGATGGCTCTTATTACTGCCGAAATTGTATTGCCTTCGGCAGGGTCACAAGTACAGACCAACTGTGTTATTTTAAACAAAAAGCCTTTTCCTTCGCCTCCTATTTAAACTGGCAAGGACAATTAACTTCTTATCAGCAGGAAATTTCTGATAAACTTGTCTCTGCTGTTGAGAAAAGGGAAGATATCCTAGTTCATGCTGTAACGGGTTCGGGTAAAACAGAAATGACTTATCAGGCAGTTGCCTCAGTCCTCCAAAAAGGAGAGGCAGTTGCCTTAGTTAGCCCAAGAATTGATGTCTGTCGCGAACTCTATCAGCGTTTTCGACGTGATTTTACATGCCCGATTTCATTGTTACACTCAGGGTCGGAAAATTATCATCGCTCACCTCTTTTAATTTCAACTGTCCATCAACTTTTTAAGTTTCGTCAGGCTTTTGAGCTTATTATTATCGATGAAGTCGATGCTTTTCCCTATGTAGATGATCAGAGCCTTTACCAAGCCGTGGCAAATGCTCTTAAGCCTCAGGGGGCAAAGATATTTTTAACAGCAACTTCGACTGATAATTTAGACAAAGCGGTGAGGAAAAAACAGATAAAGGAAGTTCACCTAGCTAGGCGCTTCCATGCCCATCCGCTTGTTCTTCCTAAATTAATTTGGCTGGCAAACTTGGATGTGAAGGTAAAAGGAGGAAAGCTACCCGCTAAATTGCTCAGTGATATCAAAAGACAAAGAAAAACTGGTTATCCTCTCTTGCTTTTTTATCCCACCATTAAGGAAGGTCAGCAGCTGGCACAGCTTCTTCAAAATTATTTACCAGAAGAGAAGATTGGCTTTATTTCTAGTCGAACAGATCAGCGATTGGACTTAGTTCAAGATTTTCGTGACGGTAGAATAAACCTCCTTGTTTCGTCGACGATTTTGGAAAGAGGAGTAACCTTTCCAAAAATAGACCTTTTTGTTTTGGATGCCCACCATAAATTGTATACCAAATCTTCTCTGATCCAAATTGCTGGCCGAGTTGGTCGAAGTAGCGAGCGACCAACTGGCTCATTGCGCTTCTATCATAGGGGTGTTACAAAAGCTATGCGGCAAGCAGTTTCTGATATTAAAATGATGAATAAAAGAGGAGGCTTTTAA
- a CDS encoding YigZ family protein, translated as MNYKTIAKDTTREDIIKKSRFICQIKRVTSEEEARTYIAQIKKEHHKANHSCSAMIIGQNSEIKRSSDDGEPSGTAGVPMLTVLEKQGLTNIVAVVTRYFGGIKLGTGGLVRAYSSIVADTIKKQGVVEVKDQAGIQIELSYPQYQTFANFLAQEVLQEQDTEFSDRVRTTIYVDPDKIEATYSALVEFYQGKVTSKKSGSKVVEVPIS; from the coding sequence ATGAATTATAAAACAATTGCCAAAGATACTACCAGAGAAGACATCATTAAAAAATCCCGCTTTATCTGCCAGATTAAACGAGTAACCAGTGAAGAAGAGGCACGTACCTATATCGCTCAAATCAAGAAGGAGCACCACAAGGCTAACCATTCCTGTTCTGCTATGATTATCGGTCAAAACTCTGAAATCAAGCGTTCAAGTGATGATGGGGAACCTAGTGGAACGGCTGGCGTGCCAATGCTCACCGTTCTAGAAAAGCAGGGCCTGACCAATATCGTTGCTGTTGTGACTCGCTATTTTGGGGGAATAAAATTAGGTACAGGCGGCCTTGTCCGTGCTTATTCCAGTATTGTCGCTGACACTATTAAGAAACAGGGGGTGGTTGAGGTCAAAGATCAAGCAGGTATTCAAATCGAACTTTCCTATCCCCAGTATCAAACCTTTGCCAACTTTTTAGCTCAAGAGGTCCTGCAAGAGCAAGATACAGAGTTCTCTGATAGGGTCCGAACCACCATTTATGTCGATCCTGATAAAATAGAAGCTACTTATTCAGCCTTGGTTGAATTTTACCAGGGTAAGGTTACCAGTAAGAAATCCGGCAGTAAAGTCGTCGAAGTTCCAATTAGCTGA
- the cysK gene encoding cysteine synthase A has product MTKIYNNVTELIGNTPIVKLNKSVPEGAADVYVKLESFNPGSSVKDRIALSMIEDAEQKGLLKPGGIIVEPTSGNTGIGLAWVGAAKGYKVIITMPETMSVERRKIIQAYGAQLVLTPGSEGMKGAIQKAKDLATEIGGWVPLQFNNPANPAIHESTTGAEIIEAFGPSGLDAFVAGVGTGGTLSGVSHALKKANPSVKVYAVEADESAILSGDKPGPHKIQGISAGFIPETLDTKAYDSIVRVKSDDAIATGRLIGGLEGFLPGISSSAAIYAAIQVAQELGVGKKVLTLLPDNGERYLSTSLYDSEE; this is encoded by the coding sequence ATGACAAAAATCTATAATAATGTTACGGAATTGATTGGCAATACTCCCATTGTTAAATTAAACAAGAGCGTCCCCGAGGGGGCAGCCGATGTCTATGTCAAATTAGAATCCTTCAACCCTGGTTCTTCTGTCAAGGATCGGATTGCTTTATCAATGATTGAAGACGCCGAACAAAAGGGCCTCTTGAAACCCGGCGGTATCATTGTTGAGCCAACTAGTGGGAATACTGGTATCGGTTTAGCTTGGGTTGGAGCTGCTAAAGGTTACAAGGTTATTATTACTATGCCAGAGACCATGAGTGTTGAGCGTCGCAAAATCATTCAGGCTTACGGTGCTCAGTTAGTCTTGACACCAGGCAGCGAGGGGATGAAGGGAGCCATCCAGAAGGCTAAAGACTTAGCTACAGAAATCGGAGGCTGGGTACCCTTGCAATTTAATAACCCTGCTAACCCCGCTATCCATGAATCCACTACAGGTGCAGAAATTATTGAAGCCTTTGGTCCAAGTGGTTTAGATGCTTTTGTTGCTGGTGTTGGTACAGGCGGTACTCTTTCTGGTGTTTCCCATGCTCTAAAAAAAGCTAATCCATCTGTTAAAGTTTATGCTGTAGAAGCAGATGAATCAGCCATCCTTTCTGGAGATAAACCTGGTCCTCATAAGATTCAAGGCATTTCTGCCGGCTTTATCCCTGAAACCCTAGACACCAAGGCCTACGATAGTATTGTTCGGGTGAAATCCGATGATGCTATTGCAACTGGTCGCCTTATCGGTGGCCTAGAAGGCTTCCTCCCAGGCATCTCTTCATCAGCCGCTATCTATGCCGCTATCCAAGTTGCCCAAGAACTAGGTGTTGGTAAAAAAGTCTTAACACTTTTACCTGACAATGGTGAACGCTATCTATCAACCAGTCTCTATGACTCTGAAGAATGA
- a CDS encoding S1 RNA-binding domain-containing protein: protein MKIGEKYKGVITGVKPYGAFVALENGTTGLIHISEIKTGYIENIFDTLKLDQEVLVQVLDYDEFSEKASLSMRTLEEEGYHFSHRHRFSNSRYKIGFKPLADNMEIWVEEGLDYLNRKKVD from the coding sequence ATGAAGATTGGTGAAAAATATAAGGGAGTCATTACAGGTGTCAAGCCCTACGGGGCCTTTGTTGCCCTTGAGAACGGGACGACTGGCCTGATTCATATTTCAGAAATCAAGACCGGTTATATTGAAAATATTTTTGACACTCTCAAGCTTGATCAAGAAGTACTTGTCCAAGTTTTGGACTACGATGAATTCAGTGAAAAAGCCAGTCTCTCTATGCGAACCTTAGAGGAAGAAGGGTACCATTTTTCTCACCGCCATCGTTTTTCGAACAGCCGTTATAAGATTGGATTTAAACCTTTGGCAGACAATATGGAAATATGGGTTGAAGAAGGTTTAGATTACCTTAATAGAAAAAAGGTTGACTGA
- a CDS encoding bifunctional Cof-type HAD-IIB family hydrolase/peptidylprolyl isomerase, with protein sequence MDAKTKYKAKKIKAVFFDIDDTLRTKDTGYMPESIKKVFKQLKEKGIITGIASGRARYGVPKEVQDLNADYCVKLNGAYVKDKDKNIIFQRPIPANLVKAFKAWADEIGIYYGLAGRHEAVLSYRNDVISDAIDIVYSNLDVNPDFDKNHDVYQMWTFEDTLEDLDLPEYLSEHLRLVRWHDHSFDVVLKDVSKALGVSKLVEYLNLKPENILFFGDGPNDLEMFDYVGLKVAMGNAVPELKEKADFVTKTVEEDGILYALEELGLVEKELHFPQLDLENHGGPVATIKTNQGDLMVKLFPDQAPKTVANFIALAKDGYYDGVIFHRIIPDFMIQGGDPTGTGMGGESIYGERFEDEFSEELYNLRGALSMANAGPNTNGSQFFIVQNKNFPYSAKELKRGGWPEAIADAYVTGGTPHLDRRHTVFGQLADEASFDVLDNIAAVETGAQDRPIQDVLIETIEVQD encoded by the coding sequence ATGGACGCAAAAACAAAATACAAGGCTAAAAAGATTAAAGCTGTCTTCTTCGATATCGATGATACCCTTCGGACTAAAGACACTGGTTATATGCCAGAGTCTATTAAAAAAGTCTTCAAACAATTAAAAGAAAAAGGAATTATCACTGGTATTGCTTCTGGGCGAGCTCGCTATGGCGTTCCTAAAGAGGTACAGGACCTAAATGCTGATTACTGTGTTAAATTGAATGGGGCTTACGTCAAGGACAAGGATAAGAATATTATTTTTCAGCGCCCAATCCCTGCGAACTTGGTTAAGGCCTTTAAGGCTTGGGCCGATGAAATTGGTATTTATTACGGCTTAGCAGGTCGTCACGAAGCGGTCTTGTCCTACCGTAATGATGTGATTAGTGATGCTATTGACATTGTCTATTCCAATTTAGATGTTAACCCTGATTTTGATAAGAATCATGATGTTTATCAAATGTGGACCTTTGAAGATACTTTAGAGGATTTGGATTTACCAGAGTATTTGTCTGAGCACTTACGATTAGTGCGATGGCATGACCATTCCTTTGATGTCGTGCTCAAGGATGTCTCCAAAGCTCTAGGTGTTTCAAAACTAGTAGAGTATTTAAATCTCAAGCCAGAGAATATTTTATTTTTCGGCGATGGTCCAAATGACCTAGAAATGTTTGACTATGTTGGTCTTAAGGTTGCTATGGGGAATGCTGTTCCTGAGTTGAAGGAAAAAGCAGACTTTGTGACGAAAACAGTAGAAGAAGATGGCATTTTATATGCCTTGGAGGAATTAGGTTTGGTTGAAAAAGAGTTACACTTTCCACAATTGGATTTAGAAAATCACGGTGGTCCCGTTGCCACTATCAAGACAAATCAAGGAGATCTGATGGTAAAGCTCTTTCCTGATCAGGCTCCTAAAACCGTTGCCAACTTTATTGCCCTAGCTAAAGATGGCTATTATGATGGTGTCATTTTCCATCGTATTATCCCAGACTTTATGATTCAAGGTGGCGATCCAACGGGCACTGGCATGGGTGGTGAATCCATCTATGGGGAACGTTTTGAAGATGAATTTTCAGAAGAACTCTACAATTTGCGTGGAGCTCTGTCGATGGCCAATGCGGGTCCAAATACCAATGGTAGCCAGTTTTTTATCGTCCAAAATAAGAATTTTCCATATTCGGCTAAGGAGCTAAAACGTGGTGGTTGGCCAGAAGCTATTGCAGATGCCTATGTGACAGGCGGGACCCCGCATTTAGACCGCCGTCATACGGTATTTGGTCAGTTGGCGGATGAGGCATCTTTTGATGTTTTGGATAACATTGCCGCTGTCGAAACTGGTGCTCAAGACAGACCGATTCAGGATGTCCTTATTGAAACAATTGAGGTTCAGGATTGA
- a CDS encoding response regulator, whose translation MKTMEKTKIILVDDHEMVRLGLKSFFNMQPDIEVIGEADNGKDGVEMALDLRPDVVVMDLVMPEMDGVEATLAILKEWKAAKILVLTSYLDNEKIYPVIEAGAKGYMLKTSSAAEILNSIRKVAQGQVAIETEVDKKIKYHDQHPDLHDDLTARERDVLALLAKGYDNQTIADELFISLKTVKTHVSNILAKLNVEDRTQAVVYAFQHNLVSQDNQ comes from the coding sequence ATGAAAACGATGGAAAAGACTAAAATTATTCTAGTTGATGATCATGAGATGGTCCGATTGGGCTTGAAAAGTTTCTTTAATATGCAACCGGATATTGAGGTTATCGGTGAGGCTGACAATGGCAAAGATGGAGTTGAGATGGCTCTTGATCTACGGCCAGATGTTGTTGTTATGGATTTAGTCATGCCTGAGATGGATGGGGTTGAAGCCACTCTGGCCATTCTCAAGGAGTGGAAGGCTGCTAAAATCCTCGTTTTGACTTCTTATCTGGATAATGAAAAAATTTATCCAGTTATTGAGGCAGGCGCCAAAGGATATATGCTCAAAACTTCCAGTGCTGCTGAGATTCTCAACAGTATTCGCAAGGTAGCTCAGGGCCAAGTAGCAATTGAGACAGAGGTTGATAAGAAAATCAAATATCATGACCAGCATCCAGACTTGCATGATGACTTAACAGCACGGGAACGTGATGTTTTGGCTCTCTTGGCTAAGGGTTACGACAATCAAACTATTGCTGATGAACTCTTTATTTCGCTCAAGACGGTTAAAACCCATGTTTCGAATATCTTAGCTAAACTTAATGTTGAAGACCGTACGCAGGCAGTGGTCTACGCTTTCCAACATAATCTGGTTTCACAAGACAATCAATAA